The Balaenoptera acutorostrata chromosome 2, mBalAcu1.1, whole genome shotgun sequence genomic sequence GCTCTCCTAGGAGGAGGTATGCTTTGGAATGTCTTCTTGGAAGTTTTCAAAGTCATCCTCCAGTGGCTGGGACCAGCTGGGGTGGACACTACCCTGATCGCCACTCCTCTTCTTCTCTACCACCTTGGGGGTTGACCAGATGCCCCAAGAAGCTCTGGCATTAGTCCTAAGGCCTGTGGCTTCCAGGAAGGTGGTCCAAGAGCAAGGCTGTCCCACTGACCTGCACAGCATTTCGTTTCAAGGGGTTGCATGGGCTTGGGGGTACCAGAAAATTGGTAACCCGCTTATGTGGAGTGACTGAAATTATTTATATAGACCAGTGCCTGGCAAGAAATATTTACCCTAGGAGTAGCCCTGCTATGAGATAGCTACTAATTTAATCCCCtttttatagaggaagaaaacCAAGACCTGGAATGTTTCAGgtctttgcccaaagtcacacagtcagAAAGTAATGGGCCGAAATTGCAACTCAGGCTGTTTTTTTTGAggctgaacttttttttctttctagaatatCCTATTGCTATTGCCTTTGTAGTCTGTCTgctattttgaaaagtaatttccttaaaagaaaagggTAATGTTCTTATAGTTCAAATACAAAATCATACAAAAACGTACATGATACATTGTGTCTTTGCCCATTTACCTGAGTACTTATGCACTACATGCTTGGCTCATGTAATgtaactcatttgatcctcacaaactGTGAGGTTCATACTGTTCAAATCCCCGTTTCAcacctgaggaaactgagattgtCAGAGGCAGGttgagtgacttgtccaaggtcatagcACTGTTGAAGGgcgggctgggggggtggggaggtggagagagacaTGTAAGTCAGGCCGTCACACAAATGCCCTCTGCAGGTGGCCAAGCAAGAGGAGTTCTTCAACCTGTCCCACTGCCAGCTGGTGACCCTCATCAGCCGGGACGATCTGAACGTGCGCTGCGAGTCCGAGGTCTTCCACGCCTGTATCAACTGGGTCAAGTACGACTGTGAGCAGCGGCGCTTCTACGTGCAGGCGCTGCTGCGGGCTGTGCGCTGCCACTCGCTCACACCCCACTTCCTGCAGATGCAGCTGCAGAAGTGCGAGATCCTGCAGTCGGACTCCCGCTGCAAGGACTACTTGGTGAAGATCTTCCAGGAGCTCACCCTGCACAAGCCCACACAGGTGATGCCCTGCCGGGCGCCCAAGGTGGGCCGGCTCATCTACACGGCCGGCGGTTACTTCCGCCAGTCACTCAGCTACTTGGAGGCCTACAACCCCAGTGATGGCACCTGGCTCCGGTTGGCGGACCTGCAGGTGCCAAGGAGCGGGCTGGCAGGCTGTGTGGTAGGTGGGCTGCTGTATGCCGTGGGTGGCCGGAACAACTCACCCGACGGCAACACCGACTCCAGCGCCCTGGACTGCTACAACCCCATGACCAACCAGTGGTCGCCCTGCGCCTCCATGAGCGTACCTCGAAACCGAATCGGGGTTGGGGTCATCGATGGGCACATCTATGCTGTCGGCGGCTCCCATGGCTGTATCCACCACAACAGTGTGGAGAGGTGAGTGGCGGCGTCTGGAGGGGTGGGCTCCAAGGGTTCCCAAGCCATTGGGATCTGGGGGATCCCCCTGTTGTTGAGTGCTTTTCTCTGTGCCTTGCCTTCAGGGAGTGGAAGCCTCAAGGTGAAGCTAAACTCCTGGGAGATTTATGGTCATGACCTTGGATGATGTGTCTGGGCCTGGGAACTGTTTACAGGGCCACCACAAATGCACACAGCAACTTTGTACAGCTTTGGAAAAAGTTCCATCAGTTTGAAATTGTTGTAATATGCTAATTTTGTTAAAACGTGACACCTCACTGCCATCTGTCCACAAATTGTTGTAATAAACGTATGTATGAGGCCTGTTACATGGTAGGTCCCCCCTTAGATGTGGTGCCCTTGTGCAGTACACAGTCTGCACAACTGTGCGTGGTGACCCTGTGTTTAGAGGCCAAGTATTTTGGGCTTTTGACTCTCCTATAGCCTAgtcctctgccttcttgttttccAGAGGTGTGAGCCAGAATACAGTTCTCACCTGGAACTTGTTAAAACAAACTCCCCGGCCCACCACAGGGGATGCTGGAGATCTGGCATTGGTGGATTTGGAGTGAGGCTGGGGAGTAGGAATTTTAAACAAACACCCCAGAGGCTTCTAATGTACACGGTCTGTGAATAGGATGATGAGATGATGCATCACCCTCAGCAGCCCACTTTTGAGAAAAAAAGGGGCCCTATGAATTATTCCCAGAGCGCAGGCCTGAACTGGAAGTGCCTGGGCCAACTGGGACATGTGGTTATTCCGTCTTTGAGCATCATACTTTGAGAAGAACCATGCCAGGCGGTAGCGTAGTTGTTAGGACTGGGGTTCTGGTGTCCAAGAGAGCTGGATCAGACCCCAGGTCTGCCACTtcctgggtgaccctgggcatgccatctcacctctctgtgcctccgtctTGTCATCGGTGAGGTGGGGGACGATAGCGAGGACTCCTTTCCCCACCAGGCTGCGTGGGGCTTTGGTGAGGTAACACACATAACACTCAGCACAGGCAGTGGTATGACGGAGCCATTGGGGTCCAACAGATGtgcatgtgaccttgagcagatgGTGgctgtgaacctcagtttcctcatctggaaaatggaccTACTGATAACTTGTGTTTTGGGGAATCCTTGTGAGAATTAGAGTTCAAGTGCCTAAAGACGTAGCAGAATATCAGTGGGGGTCAGTGTTCCAGGTCAGCTGTGGTTGCTGTTGTCATTGTTATTATGTCGTTGCAGGTATGAGCCAGAGCGGGATGAGTGGCACTTGGTGGCCCCAATGCTGACGCGAAGGATTGGGGTGGGAGTGGCTGTCCTCAACCGTCTACTCTACGCGGTCGGGGGCTTTGACGGGACTAACCGCCTTAACTCAGCCGAGTGTTACTACCCAGAGAGAAACGAGTGGCGAATGATCACACCCATGAACACCATCCGAAGTGGGGCAGGTGCGCAGGGGctgcggggaggggagagaagaggaacaCCCTCCCACCCCTGGGCGTGAAACTCGGCCAGGCCTCCTGTTTCAGCCTTAAACCCCGTGGCACACACAGGAGAGCTAGATTCTGATAAGAGTCCATGCTCTTCTCTCCCGGCTTTGTTTCTAAAGGGTCactctggagaggggagaagggggaggggagggtccccCGCCCAAGAAGGTGGTGGCTGGGGCCCGCAAGGCCAGGCCCCGCAGTCACCCTCTCTGCATGGTACCACTTAGGAGTCTGCGTCCTGCACAACTGCATCTATGCTGCGGGGGGCTACGATGGTCAGGACCAGCTGAACAGCGTGGAACGCTACGACGTGGAGACAGAAACGTGGACTTTCGTAGCCCCCATGAAGCATCGGCGAAGCGCCCTGGGAATTACTGTGCACCAGGGAAGAATCTACGTTCTCGGTGAGGCCCTGGGGTTGGGGGCCTGGGTGGAGAAGCCTACCTAACCCCATCTTTTTAGGGGCAGGCTCCAATCCTGGCAGGAAGGCATCTTGTggtttcttctcctctttttccccCTGCCCTCGGAGGGAACAACCATCCCTTCTGCTCTCCCTGCAGGAGGCTACGACGGTCACACGTTCTTGGACAGCGTGGAGTGTTACGACCCAGACACGGACACCTGGAGCGAGGTGACCTGCATGACATCTGGCCGGAGTGGGGTTGGCGTCGCTGTCACCATGGAGCCCTGCCGGAAGCAGATCGACCAGCAGAACTGTACCTGTTGAGCCACTTTTGTTTCTCGGGCAAAAAAATGTTCCAATCCAGAGTATTGTCGTCTTTGTACAAAAACAGGG encodes the following:
- the KEAP1 gene encoding kelch-like ECH-associated protein 1, with amino-acid sequence MQLEPGPSGAGAHTQFLPLRSQRPEGAGDTVMYASTECKAEVTPSQHGNRTFSYTLEDHTKQAFGIMNELRLSQQLCDVTLQVKYQDAPAAQFMAHKVVLASSSPVFKAMFTNGLREQGMEVVSIEGIHPKVMERLIEFAYTASISMGEKCVLHVMNGAVMYQIDSVVRACSDFLVQQLDPSNAIGIANFAEQIGCTELHQRAREYIYMHFGEVAKQEEFFNLSHCQLVTLISRDDLNVRCESEVFHACINWVKYDCEQRRFYVQALLRAVRCHSLTPHFLQMQLQKCEILQSDSRCKDYLVKIFQELTLHKPTQVMPCRAPKVGRLIYTAGGYFRQSLSYLEAYNPSDGTWLRLADLQVPRSGLAGCVVGGLLYAVGGRNNSPDGNTDSSALDCYNPMTNQWSPCASMSVPRNRIGVGVIDGHIYAVGGSHGCIHHNSVERYEPERDEWHLVAPMLTRRIGVGVAVLNRLLYAVGGFDGTNRLNSAECYYPERNEWRMITPMNTIRSGAGVCVLHNCIYAAGGYDGQDQLNSVERYDVETETWTFVAPMKHRRSALGITVHQGRIYVLGGYDGHTFLDSVECYDPDTDTWSEVTCMTSGRSGVGVAVTMEPCRKQIDQQNCTC